One region of Candidatus Omnitrophota bacterium genomic DNA includes:
- a CDS encoding topoisomerase DNA-binding C4 zinc finger domain-containing protein, with the protein MRAIHNHPYVMNKQISQSPFATPPPPTTQQGKMRIGLDEHNRPYHLEIKNFTKHLLITGTTGFGKTSFFQNTMTFLHKMGTKFLAIDIKKDTRELLHRIPMLILRFKENTNFKLNPLQRLPGVSQIEQDDLFIRLLAETTFLAEGSTSLLLDSLCELRNKKGAITVFDLYQSIEEKGKKFRTLRQLGWRDSCLRSLKTLVLSFGPMLDCAEGLPIHRIIQEHNVVAELDSAGSYKSFFGTLLPAYYLKWKISNNIKSPFHANFCDEGNMLLSKTIEFHSVTKKLSILTLIELGREFQESWFISSQEPKKLSESVKCNTATKILLPLEDGPSRNYMSDTVGMTQTQTIHTTLFVTGQSVVKQEGQKPHKITLDPPPENAGLTEFSDQEAEQESQPIINQYPTKMKKQTITIEEFKPAQKCPRCGTGELIIKEGKFGKFIACNQYPNCKHTEQLKNEQPQELTQQQKELLWHIKLHPELSKTQHYKSLNLSAGKADNLMKKMRHLVREITIPTQQRGRQPILLALTKQACQQLGVEQPRTRGAEIEHDFHVARYVAQLKKAGHKAEPNFKLKDKEADIGIMLPNGEIIAVEISTTTTPEWEMQQAIKNIKAGFDKTIIINTNPDKSQEFNIKAQFQLSPEQESKITISQLIPDITELIRKEQET; encoded by the coding sequence ATGCGCGCAATCCACAACCACCCTTATGTAATGAACAAACAGATCAGCCAAAGCCCATTCGCCACGCCACCACCCCCCACAACACAGCAAGGCAAAATGCGCATCGGCTTAGACGAACACAACAGGCCATACCACCTTGAAATAAAAAATTTCACCAAACACCTCCTGATAACAGGAACAACAGGCTTTGGAAAAACATCATTTTTCCAAAACACAATGACCTTCCTGCACAAAATGGGAACAAAGTTCTTGGCGATTGACATAAAGAAAGACACGCGCGAACTGCTCCACCGCATTCCAATGCTCATCCTGCGCTTCAAAGAAAACACCAACTTCAAACTCAACCCCCTACAGCGACTGCCAGGCGTAAGCCAGATAGAACAGGACGACCTCTTTATCAGACTGCTCGCAGAAACCACATTCTTGGCTGAAGGCTCCACAAGCCTATTGCTTGACTCTCTCTGCGAACTACGAAACAAAAAAGGCGCCATAACCGTCTTTGACCTTTACCAATCAATCGAAGAAAAAGGAAAAAAATTCCGCACATTAAGACAGCTGGGATGGCGGGACAGCTGCCTCCGAAGCCTAAAAACACTAGTCCTATCATTCGGGCCAATGCTAGACTGCGCAGAAGGACTTCCCATCCACCGCATAATCCAAGAACACAACGTCGTAGCAGAGCTTGACTCGGCAGGCTCATACAAAAGCTTCTTCGGCACCCTCCTCCCAGCCTACTACCTGAAATGGAAAATCAGCAACAACATCAAAAGCCCGTTTCACGCAAACTTCTGCGACGAAGGAAACATGCTGCTAAGCAAAACCATAGAGTTCCACAGCGTCACAAAAAAGCTAAGCATCCTCACACTCATAGAGCTTGGCAGGGAATTCCAAGAATCATGGTTCATCTCAAGCCAAGAACCAAAAAAGCTGTCAGAAAGCGTGAAGTGCAACACAGCCACAAAAATCCTCCTTCCCCTGGAAGACGGGCCCAGCAGAAATTACATGAGCGATACCGTAGGCATGACACAAACACAAACAATACACACAACCCTGTTCGTCACAGGACAGTCAGTCGTAAAACAAGAAGGACAAAAACCACACAAAATAACCCTGGACCCCCCTCCTGAAAATGCCGGGCTCACAGAATTCAGCGACCAAGAAGCCGAACAAGAAAGCCAACCCATCATAAACCAGTACCCCACAAAAATGAAAAAACAGACAATAACTATCGAGGAATTCAAGCCGGCACAAAAGTGCCCCAGATGCGGAACCGGAGAACTAATAATTAAAGAAGGAAAATTTGGAAAATTCATAGCCTGCAATCAGTACCCAAACTGCAAACACACGGAGCAACTCAAAAACGAACAGCCACAAGAACTCACACAACAACAAAAAGAACTATTATGGCACATCAAACTACACCCCGAACTTTCCAAAACACAACACTACAAAAGCCTCAATCTCTCAGCCGGAAAAGCAGACAACCTTATGAAAAAAATGCGTCACCTCGTAAGAGAAATCACCATTCCCACACAACAGCGCGGCAGACAACCAATCCTACTCGCGCTCACCAAACAGGCATGCCAACAGCTCGGCGTAGAACAGCCTCGCACCAGAGGAGCAGAAATAGAACACGACTTCCACGTAGCCCGCTACGTCGCACAGCTCAAAAAAGCGGGACACAAAGCAGAGCCGAACTTCAAGCTCAAAGATAAAGAAGCAGACATCGGCATAATGCTCCCCAACGGAGAAATAATCGCAGTAGAAATAAGCACGACAACAACGCCCGAATGGGAAATGCAACAAGCCATCAAAAACATCAAAGCAGGATTTGACAAAACAATAATCATAAACACCAACCCTGACAAATCTCAGGAGTTTAACATAAAAGCGCAGTTTCAGCTAAGCCCCGAACAAGAAAGCAAAATAACCATATCGCAGCTGATACCAGACATAACAGAACTGATACGAAAGGAGCAAGAAACGTGA
- the dnaX gene encoding DNA polymerase III subunit gamma/tau, whose protein sequence is MSYIVFARKWRPQNFDEVLGQEHVAKTLKNALSSERIAHAYIFCGPRGVGKTSTARILAKALNCQKGISSNPCNKCSTCEEISKGTNLDILEIDGASNRGIDEIRQLRENVKFSPSSGRFKIYIIDEVHMLTTEAFNALLKTLEEPPEHVKFIFATTQAYKVPSTVLSRCQRFDFRKIPILKITQKLEEIIKSEHVKIDEKVLLSIAKACEGSLRDAESILDQLISYSADKISLKDVSSVLGLIEQDVLFEFSKRIIQSDSIALVKLLDTLIAGGKDLSKLLDNIIEHFRNLMIARISDSSKLTGIVDLPQEFIEAISKQSQQLSLDRILHILGVLIDVKALGKRINSLRIPLEVSLVKLTYKAHNQDKKAPDVEPIIRTIPTVIKSERGSFMISSEKEPTKEDTPDVGNKETASVSLEMINSIWKQCLIAIGKKKMSVATYLADAKPQKCQEDLITLVLPKTSDFHKEFLVHKENRELIEQTLGVLLQAKIRIDVIIGDREVQEPGGTDDFLKDVLDTFKGRVI, encoded by the coding sequence ATGTCTTATATAGTCTTTGCCCGTAAATGGCGACCACAAAATTTTGATGAAGTTTTAGGTCAGGAGCATGTCGCAAAAACACTCAAGAATGCTCTCAGTTCAGAACGCATAGCCCACGCCTATATTTTTTGCGGTCCGCGGGGAGTGGGAAAGACTTCTACCGCCCGCATTCTTGCCAAGGCCCTCAACTGCCAGAAAGGGATTTCTTCCAACCCTTGTAATAAATGCTCAACTTGCGAAGAGATTTCTAAAGGCACAAACCTTGATATCTTAGAGATAGATGGTGCTTCTAATCGCGGCATTGATGAGATAAGGCAATTGAGAGAAAATGTTAAGTTTTCTCCTTCTTCCGGAAGATTCAAGATATATATAATAGATGAAGTGCATATGCTTACTACTGAGGCGTTCAATGCGCTTCTAAAGACCCTGGAAGAACCACCCGAACATGTTAAATTTATTTTTGCTACGACTCAAGCATATAAAGTGCCTTCAACAGTCCTGTCTCGTTGTCAGCGTTTTGATTTCAGGAAGATCCCTATCTTAAAGATTACACAAAAGTTAGAAGAAATAATCAAGTCTGAGCATGTCAAGATTGATGAAAAAGTCCTGCTTTCCATTGCAAAGGCCTGCGAAGGTTCGCTACGCGACGCAGAATCGATTCTTGATCAGCTTATCTCTTATAGCGCCGATAAGATATCGCTTAAAGATGTAAGTTCTGTCTTAGGCCTAATTGAACAGGATGTACTTTTTGAATTCAGCAAGAGGATTATTCAAAGTGATAGCATTGCACTGGTAAAACTGTTAGATACCTTAATCGCTGGTGGTAAAGATTTGAGTAAGCTTTTGGATAATATAATTGAACATTTTCGAAATCTTATGATAGCAAGAATTAGTGATTCGTCTAAATTAACAGGCATTGTTGATTTACCTCAAGAATTTATTGAGGCGATTTCCAAACAGAGCCAACAATTGAGCCTAGACAGAATCTTGCATATTTTAGGAGTCTTGATTGATGTTAAGGCGCTGGGAAAGAGAATTAATTCTTTACGTATACCACTTGAAGTATCTCTTGTAAAATTAACGTATAAGGCGCATAATCAAGATAAGAAAGCTCCTGATGTCGAGCCGATTATAAGAACAATACCGACTGTTATAAAGAGTGAACGTGGTTCGTTTATGATTTCAAGTGAGAAAGAGCCTACTAAAGAGGATACTCCTGATGTAGGCAACAAGGAGACAGCTAGCGTTAGCCTGGAAATGATAAATTCTATCTGGAAGCAATGCCTGATTGCTATTGGCAAGAAGAAGATGTCTGTAGCCACATATCTAGCAGATGCTAAGCCTCAGAAGTGCCAGGAGGATCTAATTACCTTAGTTCTTCCTAAGACCTCAGATTTCCACAAAGAATTCTTAGTGCATAAGGAGAACCGCGAACTTATTGAGCAGACTTTAGGAGTTCTGCTGCAGGCTAAAATTAGAATAGATGTTATTATCGGTGATAGAGAGGTTCAAGAGCCGGGCGGGACAGATGATTTTCTAAAGGATGTCTTAGATACATTTAAAGGCAGGGTGATTTAG
- the amrS gene encoding AmmeMemoRadiSam system radical SAM enzyme, with protein sequence MGFLNSKEAMFYEKLDETTIQCHLCPRNCVLKNGMRGFCKVREPHDGKHYTLVYGNPTAVHVDPIEKKPLFHFLPATLAFSIATAGCNFRCKYCQNWQISQFPPEETSNQYLPPKAAVEASMKYRCPTIAYTYSEPSIFYEYMLDTAEIARSHGLRNIYHSNGSLNPKPAEKLAAYLDGANIDLKGFTQEFYSKIPEGDLDTVLNTIKILKKNRVHVEITNLIIPSLNDDMATIRKMCKWLKSEVGKDVPVHFSRFYPTYKLKNISPTPLKTLEEARRVAMEEGLLFVYIGNVPGHEAENTYCPTDGKLLIRRLGYKILENNIVNGKCKFCQTDISGVW encoded by the coding sequence ATGGGCTTTCTCAATTCAAAAGAGGCAATGTTTTATGAGAAGTTAGATGAGACAACAATTCAATGTCATCTCTGTCCGAGGAATTGTGTGCTCAAAAATGGAATGAGGGGTTTTTGTAAGGTAAGAGAACCACACGATGGTAAACACTATACCCTCGTATATGGGAATCCTACTGCAGTACATGTTGATCCCATTGAGAAAAAACCATTGTTTCATTTTTTGCCCGCAACCTTGGCATTCTCTATTGCCACAGCAGGTTGCAATTTCCGATGTAAATATTGCCAGAACTGGCAGATCTCACAATTTCCTCCTGAGGAAACCTCAAATCAATATCTACCGCCTAAGGCTGCAGTTGAAGCCAGCATGAAATACAGATGTCCTACCATAGCTTATACTTATAGTGAGCCATCTATATTCTACGAATATATGTTAGATACAGCGGAGATTGCACGTAGCCACGGCCTGAGAAACATCTATCACTCCAACGGATCTCTTAACCCCAAGCCGGCAGAGAAACTCGCAGCTTATCTGGACGGAGCTAATATTGACCTGAAAGGTTTTACACAGGAATTCTACAGCAAAATTCCAGAAGGGGATCTGGATACAGTATTAAATACTATAAAGATTCTTAAAAAGAATAGAGTTCATGTAGAGATTACTAACTTAATAATTCCTTCTCTTAACGATGATATGGCAACGATAAGAAAGATGTGCAAGTGGTTGAAGAGTGAAGTAGGTAAAGATGTCCCTGTCCACTTTTCCAGATTCTATCCTACTTATAAATTGAAGAATATTTCCCCTACTCCCCTAAAGACTCTGGAGGAGGCAAGAAGAGTAGCGATGGAAGAAGGGCTTTTGTTTGTTTATATCGGCAATGTACCTGGACATGAGGCTGAAAACACATATTGCCCAACTGACGGCAAGCTATTGATTCGCAGACTTGGCTACAAGATATTAGAGAATAATATTGTAAATGGAAAGTGCAAATTCTGTCAAACAGACATATCAGGGGTTTGGTAA
- the recR gene encoding recombination mediator RecR — MANFPPTLENLIKELVKMPGIGRRSAQRIAFYILHSVRPEVKRLVSAIIRAKESICFCKVCNNLSDKEICSICQDPARIKTGLCIVEGPNDVAVIENAGTFKGRYHVLLGSIAPLEGKGPEDLKIDDLLQRIKQEGINELIIATDADTEGETTALYLTKFLKPTGVKITRIGLGIPMGGNIEYADSHTISQALEHRKEICSERA, encoded by the coding sequence ATGGCAAATTTTCCTCCTACCTTAGAAAATCTTATCAAGGAATTAGTAAAGATGCCTGGGATAGGCAGAAGGAGCGCGCAACGCATTGCTTTTTACATACTGCATTCTGTGCGTCCCGAAGTTAAAAGATTGGTTTCGGCAATTATAAGGGCAAAGGAATCTATTTGTTTCTGCAAGGTATGTAATAACTTAAGCGATAAAGAAATCTGTTCTATTTGTCAGGACCCGGCTCGGATCAAAACCGGTCTTTGTATTGTTGAAGGTCCCAATGATGTAGCTGTTATTGAGAACGCAGGTACTTTTAAAGGCAGATATCATGTATTGTTAGGTTCGATTGCTCCTCTTGAAGGTAAGGGGCCAGAGGATTTAAAGATTGATGATCTCTTGCAGCGCATAAAGCAAGAGGGGATAAATGAATTGATTATAGCTACTGATGCTGATACAGAGGGTGAAACCACCGCTTTATACCTAACCAAATTTCTTAAACCCACCGGCGTAAAGATTACTCGTATAGGCTTAGGCATTCCTATGGGAGGTAATATCGAATACGCAGATTCCCACACAATAAGCCAAGCCTTAGAACACAGAAAAGAGATTTGTAGCGAAAGAGCCTAA
- a CDS encoding recombinase family protein has translation MKDKKCALYIRVSTPRQASVEDGSLDAQESKLKAYVNYENTSKQDKWKISGTYREEGRSAKDLKRPQFQRMMQDINDGKINTIVVWKIDRLTRSLKDFSNLWETFKDQGIQLISLNEKFDTSTAIGRAMLTIILVFAQLEREQTGERTSATMQYRAEQGLWNGGRILGYDLDKEKKGVLKINKEQSKLINKAFELCMQKGSAGQTQQILNELGHRMPTYESRRGKKHGNTLFTKQAVIRLLTNSAYIGKISWAGKLYKGIQKPIIDAKTFDKVQTILGKNRKTRTNERAPKQHVYILQGILKCGKCGSMLTPKSGKNGSGQPYHYYQCTQNSHIGKQACKAKYVPAKSIEDFVLERVRELSTKQEEIDAMIERASKAGNKQITQLEENKKRLLAKLQEVKGRLGKIVDAIEAGQAFRTFSERVKTLEEERESLEKKIEETSFEIEKASQEILSAETMKQNFQQLRDVIDKANPQQLKDLLYNIIEVIEYHESTDDKSTGHLKISYFEQPNLTIPDPKNTKSEQHPNGALFAQSIKWLPREDSNLGHGGYK, from the coding sequence ATGAAAGACAAAAAGTGCGCCCTATATATTCGAGTTTCTACCCCCCGCCAGGCAAGCGTTGAAGACGGCAGCCTCGACGCCCAGGAATCCAAGCTAAAAGCCTACGTCAACTACGAAAACACATCCAAACAAGACAAGTGGAAAATAAGCGGAACCTACCGAGAAGAAGGACGCAGTGCCAAAGACCTCAAGCGCCCACAATTCCAGCGCATGATGCAAGACATCAACGACGGCAAAATAAACACCATAGTCGTCTGGAAAATCGACAGGCTCACCCGCAGCCTCAAAGACTTCTCCAACCTATGGGAAACATTCAAAGACCAAGGCATACAACTCATCAGCCTAAACGAAAAATTCGACACAAGCACAGCAATCGGCAGAGCAATGCTCACCATCATCCTCGTCTTCGCTCAACTCGAACGCGAGCAAACCGGAGAAAGAACCTCAGCCACAATGCAATACCGCGCAGAACAAGGACTCTGGAACGGAGGCAGAATACTCGGCTACGACCTTGATAAAGAAAAAAAGGGCGTGCTCAAAATCAACAAAGAACAATCCAAACTGATAAACAAAGCTTTCGAGCTATGCATGCAAAAAGGCAGCGCAGGCCAAACCCAACAAATACTTAACGAACTCGGCCACAGAATGCCAACATACGAATCACGCAGAGGCAAAAAACACGGCAATACCCTCTTCACAAAACAAGCAGTAATAAGACTTCTGACAAACTCCGCCTATATTGGAAAAATCAGTTGGGCCGGCAAACTATACAAAGGAATACAGAAGCCCATCATAGATGCAAAAACATTCGATAAAGTCCAGACAATACTAGGAAAGAACCGTAAAACAAGAACCAATGAAAGAGCACCCAAGCAACACGTCTACATCCTCCAGGGCATTCTCAAGTGCGGCAAGTGCGGCTCAATGCTCACTCCAAAAAGCGGCAAGAACGGCTCCGGACAGCCATACCATTATTATCAATGCACCCAGAACAGCCACATAGGAAAACAAGCGTGCAAAGCCAAATATGTTCCTGCTAAAAGCATTGAAGACTTTGTTCTCGAAAGAGTCCGCGAGCTGTCAACCAAGCAAGAAGAAATTGACGCAATGATAGAAAGGGCTAGCAAGGCAGGAAACAAACAGATAACCCAGCTTGAGGAGAATAAAAAAAGGCTTCTGGCAAAACTTCAAGAAGTCAAAGGCAGGCTCGGAAAGATAGTGGACGCCATAGAGGCCGGACAGGCATTCAGAACATTCTCTGAACGCGTCAAAACTCTTGAAGAAGAACGCGAAAGCCTAGAAAAAAAGATAGAAGAAACTTCTTTCGAAATAGAAAAAGCCAGTCAGGAAATACTGAGCGCAGAAACAATGAAGCAAAACTTCCAACAGCTCAGGGACGTAATAGATAAAGCTAATCCTCAGCAACTGAAAGACCTGCTCTACAACATCATAGAAGTCATCGAATACCACGAATCAACAGACGACAAATCAACAGGACACCTCAAAATAAGCTACTTCGAACAACCCAACCTCACCATACCCGACCCCAAAAATACAAAGAGCGAACAACACCCAAATGGGGCATTGTTCGCTCAGAGTATCAAATGGCTCCCCCGCGAGGACTCGAACCTCGGACATGGTGGTTACAAGTGA
- a CDS encoding fused MFS/spermidine synthase, which yields MKKQLSFALILIGFSAMAGQIILMREFLVVFYGNELSLGITLASWLFWMALGSWGLGRWMVERISQRLVILSLGEIILAFILPLSVLAVRLVPLWLHYLPGEIIGVLPMSLATFILLAPICLLGGFLFVLGCQTYKTHVELDDSNGIKAGPARGGASQIGYVYILEAIGASVGGLITSLLLIRLLSPIYIMFLLSILNLFSAFLLLRKRRTLAIFCAALIIVFIFLISSGQLYLLRQHSLSLQWRDYKLLTSQNSVYGNIAITRRKELFSVFSNGLYSFTVPDDFSSESKAHLPLLQHPDPKKVLLIGGGSSGQLQEVLKHPVERVDYVELDPLLISLAREFLPPNEALDDPRVRIITNMDARLFIKRSKESYDVVIINLPSPNTAQLNRFYTKEFYAEAENVLKSDGILCFSMQSNPNYISTEQKQLYLTLERTLESVFSQVEITPGETNFFFASNKKGILTLDWQVLIERLKKRSIQARYVREYYLFSEFSQERIDSFKKMLAQSKAGAINTDFKPIAYYYNLVLWNTYFKYNLKKLFKFISPKKIYIATAFIYVLLLWPIWFRIKGRRFANWGVLTCMGTTGFAEITFQIITLLSFQVLYGYVYYKLGIILTSYMIGLIFGSWCITKRLEKQDYEISFKIKTENYKLFSKTQIAIFIYPLMLPLLFWLFLNLKGRFSFWLGSNIIFPLLPLIPGFIGGFQFPLANSLNLEANALGVSRSAGLTYGIDLFGSCLGAILTSIFLIPMLGIPLTCLLVAGLNLAGLILLKGYSLNTSAEKI from the coding sequence ATGAAGAAACAGCTTAGCTTTGCCTTGATATTAATCGGCTTTAGCGCCATGGCCGGGCAAATCATCTTGATGCGTGAGTTTCTGGTAGTCTTCTACGGAAACGAACTTTCCCTGGGTATTACATTGGCTAGCTGGTTATTCTGGATGGCGCTAGGAAGCTGGGGGCTAGGCAGGTGGATGGTTGAGCGGATTAGTCAAAGGTTAGTTATTTTAAGCCTGGGTGAAATAATATTAGCATTTATCTTGCCTCTAAGTGTTTTAGCAGTCAGGCTCGTTCCTTTATGGCTACATTACTTACCAGGTGAGATTATTGGGGTTCTTCCTATGAGTTTGGCTACTTTTATTTTATTAGCACCCATTTGTCTATTGGGAGGATTTCTTTTTGTTTTAGGTTGCCAAACCTATAAGACTCACGTAGAGCTTGATGATTCTAATGGAATCAAGGCAGGTCCTGCTAGAGGAGGGGCAAGCCAGATTGGTTACGTATATATTTTAGAAGCCATAGGAGCTTCTGTGGGAGGGTTGATAACCAGTCTTTTGTTAATCCGCTTGCTTTCACCTATCTACATTATGTTTTTACTTAGTATATTGAATTTATTCTCTGCCTTTTTGCTGTTGCGCAAGAGGAGGACTTTGGCTATTTTTTGCGCAGCGCTTATTATTGTATTCATTTTCCTTATTTCCTCAGGCCAGCTATATTTACTACGTCAGCACTCCTTAAGTCTGCAATGGAGGGATTACAAACTTCTGACATCGCAAAATTCAGTATATGGAAATATCGCCATTACCAGGAGGAAAGAACTTTTTAGTGTTTTTAGCAATGGATTATATAGCTTTACTGTGCCAGATGACTTTAGCAGTGAAAGCAAGGCTCATCTTCCGCTTCTTCAACATCCTGATCCTAAAAAGGTTTTGCTGATAGGAGGTGGTTCAAGCGGGCAATTGCAGGAGGTATTAAAACATCCGGTAGAAAGAGTAGATTATGTTGAGCTAGATCCTTTGCTAATTAGCTTGGCAAGAGAATTTCTTCCGCCGAATGAGGCATTAGATGATCCCAGGGTTAGGATTATAACGAATATGGATGCAAGGTTATTTATCAAGAGGTCAAAGGAGAGTTACGATGTGGTGATTATAAATCTTCCGTCTCCCAATACTGCCCAGCTTAATAGATTCTATACTAAAGAATTTTATGCTGAGGCAGAAAATGTTCTAAAGTCCGATGGAATCTTATGTTTTTCGATGCAATCCAACCCTAATTATATCAGCACAGAGCAGAAGCAACTTTACCTTACATTAGAAAGGACCTTAGAGAGTGTTTTTTCTCAAGTAGAGATAACTCCGGGTGAGACAAATTTCTTTTTTGCTTCAAATAAGAAGGGAATACTTACTTTAGACTGGCAGGTCCTGATAGAGAGGCTTAAGAAGAGAAGCATTCAAGCAAGGTATGTGAGGGAGTACTATCTCTTTAGCGAATTCTCCCAAGAAAGGATAGATTCTTTTAAGAAAATGTTGGCTCAGTCAAAGGCAGGGGCTATCAATACAGATTTTAAGCCCATTGCTTATTACTATAATTTAGTCCTCTGGAACACATATTTTAAATATAATTTAAAAAAGCTATTCAAATTTATAAGCCCTAAAAAGATTTATATTGCAACAGCATTTATTTATGTTCTTCTGCTCTGGCCTATATGGTTTAGGATTAAAGGCAGGAGGTTTGCTAATTGGGGGGTTCTGACTTGTATGGGAACTACGGGCTTTGCGGAAATAACATTTCAGATTATAACCTTGCTTTCATTCCAGGTTCTCTACGGATACGTCTATTATAAATTGGGGATTATCTTAACTTCTTATATGATAGGTTTAATCTTTGGCAGCTGGTGTATTACGAAGAGATTGGAAAAACAAGATTATGAAATTTCATTCAAAATCAAAACAGAGAATTATAAATTGTTTTCCAAGACGCAGATAGCAATATTTATCTATCCTTTAATGCTGCCGCTTCTATTTTGGCTATTTTTAAATCTAAAAGGTAGATTTAGTTTTTGGCTGGGCTCAAATATTATATTTCCGCTATTGCCTCTAATCCCTGGTTTTATTGGCGGATTCCAGTTTCCTTTAGCCAATAGCTTAAATCTTGAGGCTAACGCTCTGGGAGTTTCTCGTTCAGCTGGCCTTACCTATGGTATAGATCTTTTTGGTTCATGTCTAGGTGCAATTCTAACCTCTATATTTTTAATTCCTATGCTTGGGATACCCCTGACATGTCTTTTAGTTGCGGGATTAAACTTGGCAGGATTAATATTGCTGAAAGGCTACTCTCTAAATACCTCTGCAGAGAAGATATAG
- the amrB gene encoding AmmeMemoRadiSam system protein B, which produces MRKVLFLTTFLVIAIALPHASLALDIKNADLSGSWYPANKLILSHQIENYLKKAEIAPVKGEVIAIISPHAGIKYSGQVSAYGFKAVKDKQINTVIVVGFNHAIDYDGIAVFDKDGIKTPLGVLHIEKDLSTKLINSHKKIFSKIDAFQNENSIELILPFIQTALGNPKVVLIAIGRQDLKNCEILGASLYQVLKDRQNFLIIASTDMSHYLSYNQANETDAKTIDLIKKMEPEELFLSSHGKNRMCGTASVVSTMIAAKKLGANTVQILKQANSGDVLWDKNRVVGYLSAAFIKEDKKKIAENEKMEEKELLSQDQKNKLLKLARDTIRHFLTTGKTLEVKEDDPILKQTMGAFVTLHKKGQLRGCIGNIIGTKALYLTVRDMAIASATEDPRFSSVTKDELPDIDIEISALSPLKKITNHDEIILGKHGVLVKDFFRSGVYLPQVATETGWTKEQFMSSLCASKAGIAPDAWKTGKCEIYIFSAEVFRE; this is translated from the coding sequence ATGCGCAAAGTCCTATTCTTAACTACTTTCCTTGTAATTGCGATTGCCTTGCCACATGCATCCCTTGCGCTGGATATCAAAAATGCTGATTTATCTGGAAGCTGGTATCCGGCTAACAAGCTCATCCTCTCCCATCAGATTGAAAATTATCTGAAAAAAGCTGAAATTGCTCCGGTTAAGGGAGAGGTAATTGCCATAATCTCTCCCCATGCAGGCATTAAATATTCAGGCCAGGTGTCAGCTTATGGCTTTAAAGCAGTCAAAGATAAACAGATTAATACTGTTATAGTCGTGGGCTTTAATCATGCCATTGACTATGATGGCATTGCTGTATTTGACAAAGATGGAATAAAAACCCCTTTGGGCGTTCTCCATATTGAAAAAGATTTAAGTACTAAACTTATAAATAGCCATAAGAAAATATTTAGTAAAATCGATGCATTTCAAAATGAAAATTCTATTGAACTTATATTGCCCTTTATCCAGACTGCCCTGGGGAATCCAAAGGTTGTACTTATTGCTATTGGCAGACAAGATCTCAAAAATTGCGAAATTCTAGGCGCGAGCCTTTATCAGGTGTTAAAAGATCGACAAAACTTCCTCATCATAGCAAGCACTGATATGAGCCATTATCTTTCATACAACCAAGCAAATGAGACTGATGCAAAGACTATAGATTTAATAAAAAAAATGGAGCCGGAAGAATTATTTTTATCCAGCCACGGGAAAAACCGTATGTGCGGAACAGCTAGCGTGGTCTCTACGATGATTGCTGCTAAAAAATTAGGTGCCAATACAGTGCAAATTCTAAAGCAGGCTAACTCAGGAGATGTCCTCTGGGATAAAAATCGTGTGGTTGGATATCTAAGTGCAGCATTTATAAAAGAGGATAAGAAAAAAATAGCGGAGAATGAAAAAATGGAAGAAAAAGAACTCTTAAGCCAAGATCAGAAAAATAAACTCTTAAAACTTGCACGTGATACGATTAGGCATTTCCTTACTACTGGTAAGACCTTGGAAGTTAAAGAAGATGATCCTATTCTGAAGCAAACTATGGGCGCTTTTGTCACTTTGCATAAAAAAGGACAACTACGGGGTTGCATTGGAAACATTATCGGGACAAAAGCGTTGTATTTAACGGTCAGGGATATGGCGATCGCATCTGCAACTGAGGATCCGCGTTTTAGTTCAGTCACAAAAGATGAGTTGCCCGATATCGACATCGAGATCTCTGCCTTATCGCCATTAAAAAAGATTACTAATCATGATGAAATAATTCTAGGAAAACACGGTGTGCTTGTTAAGGATTTCTTTAGAAGTGGTGTATATCTGCCGCAGGTAGCAACCGAAACCGGCTGGACTAAAGAACAATTTATGAGTTCACTCTGCGCTAGTAAAGCAGGAATAGCGCCTGATGCCTGGAAAACTGGTAAATGCGAAATCTATATCTTCTCTGCAGAGGTATTTAGAGAGTAG